In the Bacteroidota bacterium genome, one interval contains:
- a CDS encoding N-acetyltransferase gives MKDKFFAHETAVIDENCQIGEGTKIWHFSHIMSKCIIGEACNIGQNVVVSPEVVLGDNVKIQNNVSIYTGVICEDDVFLGPSMVFTNVVNPRSGVNRKGQYTKTIVKKGASIGANATIVCGHDIGEFAFIGAGAVVTKEIPAYALVVGNPAKQIGWMSEFGQRLNFDERGNAMCSESGEVYELYENKVVKKCKV, from the coding sequence TTCTTTGCGCACGAAACAGCAGTAATTGACGAAAATTGTCAAATAGGAGAAGGAACCAAAATCTGGCATTTTTCACACATCATGTCGAAATGTATAATTGGTGAAGCTTGTAACATTGGTCAAAATGTTGTTGTTTCCCCTGAAGTAGTTTTAGGAGACAATGTGAAAATTCAAAACAATGTTTCTATCTACACAGGAGTAATTTGTGAAGATGATGTCTTCCTCGGGCCATCCATGGTGTTTACCAATGTCGTTAATCCAAGGAGCGGAGTTAATCGCAAGGGGCAATACACAAAAACAATCGTAAAAAAGGGTGCGTCTATTGGAGCAAATGCCACAATCGTCTGCGGACATGACATTGGTGAATTTGCTTTTATTGGTGCTGGAGCAGTGGTTACAAAGGAGATTCCAGCATATGCTTTGGTTGTTGGAAATCCTGCAAAACAAATTGGCTGGATGTCTGAATTTGGACAACGATTAAATTTTGATGAGAGGGGAAACGCTATGTGTTCAGAGAGCGGGGAAGTATATGAGTTATATGAAAACAAAGTTGTCAAAAAGTGCAAAGTGTAA